Proteins from a genomic interval of Quercus lobata isolate SW786 chromosome 11, ValleyOak3.0 Primary Assembly, whole genome shotgun sequence:
- the LOC115969447 gene encoding putative cysteine-rich receptor-like protein kinase 43 isoform X2, with protein sequence MAFLPLFLIFLLSPLCLISANMEVGRPCEAVDLELEANFQEVEASQLLQIGLLCVQASAELRPSMPVVVKMLTHSQDIPQPTQPPFLNYSIREANQIVPLRAYNFQLDLDTQTSRNSMTESLIDPR encoded by the exons ATGGCTTTTCTTCCACTCTTCTTGATCTTCCTGCTTTCTCCATTATGCTTGATTTCAGCTAACATGGAAG TGGGTAGGCCATGTGAAGCAGTTGATCTAGAATTAGAGGCTAATTTTCAAGAAGTGGAAGCATCTCAATTACTTCAAATAGGTTTACTTTGTGTACAAGCATCTGCAGAACTGAGGCCATCAATGCCAGTAGTTGTGAAAATGCTAACTCATAGTCAAGACATTCCTCAACCAACACAGCCACCATTTCTTAATTATAGCATTAGAGAAGCTAACCAAATTGTTCCACTTAGAGCTTATAATTTTCAGCTCGATTTGGACACCCAAACTTCAAGGAACAGCATGACAGAAAGCTTGATTGATCCTAGAtga
- the LOC115969447 gene encoding cysteine-rich receptor-like protein kinase 3 isoform X1 — translation MAPKYVVRGKLIEKANVYSFGVLILEVVCGKRNSSFSENSSILQMVWNLYVVGRPCEAVDLELEANFQEVEASQLLQIGLLCVQASAELRPSMPVVVKMLTHSQDIPQPTQPPFLNYSIREANQIVPLRAYNFQLDLDTQTSRNSMTESLIDPR, via the exons ATGGCTCCAAAATATGTTGTTCGTGGCAAGTTGATTGAAAAGGCAAATGTTTACAGTTTTGGAGTTCTAATCCTTGAAGTTGTATGTGGAAAGAGAAATAGTTCGTTTTCCGAAAATTCTTCTATCCTACAAATG gtttggAATCTTTATGTAGTGGGTAGGCCATGTGAAGCAGTTGATCTAGAATTAGAGGCTAATTTTCAAGAAGTGGAAGCATCTCAATTACTTCAAATAGGTTTACTTTGTGTACAAGCATCTGCAGAACTGAGGCCATCAATGCCAGTAGTTGTGAAAATGCTAACTCATAGTCAAGACATTCCTCAACCAACACAGCCACCATTTCTTAATTATAGCATTAGAGAAGCTAACCAAATTGTTCCACTTAGAGCTTATAATTTTCAGCTCGATTTGGACACCCAAACTTCAAGGAACAGCATGACAGAAAGCTTGATTGATCCTAGAtga